In Nymphaea colorata isolate Beijing-Zhang1983 chromosome 10, ASM883128v2, whole genome shotgun sequence, the genomic stretch atatagagagagagagagagagatcacaaTATCTTCATGGTCTTAATGCtgatattttcttctatttgatTGATATCACTTGGTTATGTTTGCATTATGTTCCAGGGTCAAATAAAAGCAAGGAGGGCCTAGAGACAAGAATTCTTACCAAACCGGCAATAGGTGGCCCTTTTAGTTTAATTGACTCAGAATATCGATCTGTAACTGAGCAAGACCTTAAAGGGAACTGGAATGTCATGTACTTTGGGTATACCTCTTCTCCTGATGTTTGTCCTGATGAGATTGAGAAGATGGCAGTGGCAGTGCAGATACTAGGTACAAGGTCCTCTATATATTTTCTGTGTTTTACTTCTCAATGCCAAGTGTTGTATAATCTAAACTACTATAGGATTTTATTATTTTGGCTGCATGTATACTGGATTTGTAAAATACTTTAAGGATCTGTAGTATGcttagtcacaaaaaactttctctggttttaaatggcgaggtttttctcgggtataatacggccaccttgaaaaaaaaaaggaaaaatacagtaaattttttaaaaattaaaaaaaaactaaaggaatggatggaggggaaaggcaaaggaaggaaagggaatCGGGAGGGAAAGGAGAACAAAGGAAAGGAATGGAACGTCCATTCCTTCCCTCCCAATCTCTCCACTTTTGGAGAAATTGGAATTACGTTAAAAAaatcctttcatttccttccctttcatttccttttctttgcacACAAACATAGTTCTTagctctccttttctttccttattaattagtcatccaaacacaggAAAGACTTTTCTTCccattcctttctctccctctccttgcATCCGAACAGGGTgtaaaaataagggaaaaataaaataagtgagaagcTAATAacccaaacatcaaaaaataattagatttgcaacaaataagaattaaaaaatgggaaaacagtatgacattaaaaaacatgaaaaagtgaataaaatgaaaaaaaagaaaaaatgcgaaaaaagtgtttttttacgttttttttcattttaacattttttggaaaaaaatggtgtttttttttaaggttcAAATGGCTAAgttatttattgaaaaaaacactttttttgtgACCATAGTATGAACTATCCGTACTGGTCATATCCATTAAAAATGTGATGGTACATGTGTTTTCCAGAAGTGAAACATTTCAAACACGTTTTATATCCATTGAAAATGCAATGGTAAACATGTGGTTTCCAGAAATGAAACATTTCAAACACATTTGAGAAAATACATGCATGATTCATCAACATGTCATATGTGAGAATTAGCTTGACAAGCACGTAGCCTGTTATGAGAGGTTCTCTAAAACTGTTCTAAAAGTGCAAGGCTTGGACAGTTAGATGGATCACGGATGCTTTTGGTTAAACATTAATGATTCTCTCAGATGCAGTTCATGCTTCATGGGAAGCTTTGTATTCCATTTTTGCATCCTATGGTAGCACTCATAGTCTATTCTTTTGTTGATGTGGATTTCAGTTTGTTTATTCTCTTAATGATTGTTTTGCTCTTTCTGGAAATTTCTTCCTCTAATCTTTTGTTTACCTTCAATGAGTTTCAGATAAGGAGCATAACCTTAAAGTAGTACCCATTTTCATAACTATCGATCCTCCACGTGATGGGCCatcccatttgcatgcatatctTAAAGGTGAGATTTCTGAGCTTATTTCTACCTTTTGTCTGAAACGCAAAAACCTACAGAATGGTGCTATTTGTCTGCAGAGTTCAATCCCAGGATCCTTGGTTTAACTGGTCCTGTTTCTGCAATACGGCATATGGCACAAGAATATCGAGTCTTTTTTAAGAAGCTAGATGAGGATGGTCAAGATTATCTGGTGGATTTGTCACACAACATGTAACAGAACATATTTCTCCTGTTAAATTGTTAAGTAATTCAAGCATATCATCTGTTCATTTTCTGTGAGCTAATGCAGCCTTTATAACTCCTGTTGATTAGGTACTTGTTAAATCCAAATATGGAGTTTGTGAGATGCTTTGGTCCAGAATATCATTCACAGGAATTGGCTGAGGAAATTCTCAAAGAGGTAAAGGGtgccaaataaaataatttcaGTTAGTGTTTTCTACCATCTGGGAAAATATTCATCCTTCCCTTGTTATAAGGGAATTTTGCTTTCTTGTAAACTAGGACAATGTACCATAATTTCTAGAAAATGTTACTGGAGTTGCTGGGTAGCAACAAAacttaattttatatatttagtcaaaaaatttcaattatgATGTTAAAGACGTTTACTAGTTCAAGTGTTGTTGCAAGTGGGATTATCTTGAGAGTGCAAAGAAGTGGCAATCCTGCATGTGACATAATTCACTGAAAGTGCAatatttttgtccttataaCAACGATGCTGTTCCCAATCTGTACATCTGCAAATACTTTAGGCTCTCATTTCTATTGAATTAGTCAATGAACTAAATCACTAGTCCAATATTCACCAAGAAAGATGGTTATGAATCTGTTTTGTCCTTTTGTTCTAAAAAAAGCCATGatagttttttgctttataGGGTCACCAATGAATGTGATCACAGGGATACGGTTTTGAGCTCAATATGGCTCAACTGAGGGACCTGCATATAAAGTTGTCTATAAACTTGGAGCCGAAACCAAAACAGAACGTTTTATGCTGATGAGGATTCGGTAATCTGAATTTAAGTGTTGAGTAGGTACCAGCCAGTTATACGAGGCTCTTGTTGGTGCACATTTGAGATGAGGGAAGACAGACTTGACATGGTTTTAGGATCAACATTTATTTTCATCTGGTTGCAAATAAACTTGAAGTGGTTGTGGTGTTTATAGGAGCCCAAGGTCGTGCTTAATTATGAGCTCATGTtcctgatctgaatctgaatctagaGATGGGACTTACGTGATGCATATGGTCCCTATATGCTTATCTGAAGCACTCAATCTAATTGATCGGATGAAAAGCTTGATCAAGTGGGTCTGGAAGATGATCAATTTTTGTAGTTTTGGGATCAATTTGATGGCATCAAGGTTTACTTTGCGGATTCTTGAGAGAAAAATCCAGTGCTAATCCTCATGGAAGCAGTGGCAAAAATTTACGGACCCTCGTATTACTTTTCTAAACATTACCTGTTTCTAGAGCAAATTCATCATGGACGTGTGATGGCTACCTTGGTTGGAAGAATCGTGCAGTTGACTTTGTGAGATGCTTTAGCTACCTCCAGCGGTGGAGCCATATATGACTGAGGGAGACACGTGCTACCTAACTTGCCAAAATCCCTTTCTAATTATTCACATGTAAGTGCCattctttaaaatttatatacttgtgaTCTCTCTCActtaaatttctggctctgccagcGACAGTCTCCCTGCGATGCCTTTCAATGAGGTCCTACCTGTTGCTGGCATTATTGATCTTCTCCTCTTGGCAGCATATGGTTTccgaaacaacttcttaattgGCTTGGCATCTTCATAAATACATAgtttaaaacttgttttcttaaCTCAATCCTGCACTTAGGAGGTTGTCTATTGTCAGTTTTCCTTCTCCTATGTCACTTGGAGCATCATGCTACTGATCATGAAGCATCGTCTGCAGACTTTGAAGATTTCGTGGTTTCTTTGCTCAGACTGCTTATCATCTGGTTTTTTGCATGATTacttcttttcattcttcatgtTCAGGCCCATATTGTGGTGCAATTGTTCCTTTAGCTAGGTCAATTTCCCTGGTTGAGCTATTTGGTGAGCTTGGCATTATGATGccattttttgtttaactaGGTCAGTTTCTCTTATTGGGACGTCTTTGAGGAGATAAAGGGTATTTCTTCATGCCATAATCAACCATGGTGCAGTTTTACTTCGTTTGTTTCTAGGTATGTACTTTGCTCGGAGTTCTCCCCATTGTCAAATATGTGCCTTCTCTGCGCCATGTAGCTTGTGTCCAGTGACCAAGGTGGAGCGTGTCCCCTTTTACCTGCCAAAATACTTGCCTATTAAAGACACCCAaaatttttcctaattttccaTTCCCGTGGCTTTGGCCTAGCTGGTTCTGTAGAAGGCCGgctttaaaacttcaaaagttGAATGAATTTTAACAGATAGGAAAGAAGTCCTGAATTTTGAGTTGATAAAAGAGATGAAATGTTAAAAAACCGGGTATCAGAACGAGGAATGAATGCCTATATTTGGAAAATAACTCATTCATACGCATAGTGACGTCCTGAATGACATCATTCAGGCAGATAGTGGACCAATATTTTACACATAGATATAATAGATGGCACAGAAATTCAATGCGTAGTTTTATGGTTGAATACGGGCTTGTAATGCAAAATACATGCATATAATGTACTGATATGGATCCCATACTATACGTCCAAGAGCCGACAAGTGGCTTCTTCCTTTTGGCCATTGTCATCCATCCTACAAAGGGTTCTCCTATGCGAAAACCAATTAGAAAGTAAAACAGATCCTTGAGaaggattttgttttttctcacTTAGAACCATGTTGATAAGAGGTTTGATTCCAAAATATTAGAAGGTAAAGGGCTCTCGGGTTTTGTAGTGAAAATAGTAATGTGCTATCGGAGCACTTCCAAGCATTTTGCCTTGCGTGTATGATATTTGAATTCAGTTATAATGCATGCTTGAGTTACATCTTTTCTTTGACTAAGATTAATTATGCATATTCTGAAACTGGATTGGTTATATTCAAAACATAATTGTGCTCTAATTATACTTAATCATTACGTTGTGTTAAGTTATGTTTAATCTAAATGATCAGTTGTCCGCAATTAAATCTACCATCTAATCACCATATCATttattattttacaaatttaaaatcaagatTTAAATGAAATGCTTTGTCAGAAAATCCAAGTCCCTCCAAGTTATACTAGGATCCACATAGATAATAGATCCAAATCATCTTAGGTTTTCTAAACTGATCCTACGAAAGATCTAAAACAAGAAACTTTCGAATTATCAGCTTTCTCAAAAGGTCTGCATATCCAAAATGCCAATCTTCTCCAAATGAGTCCAATTACGGACCTTTTAGAATCACTGCAAGGTCCAAGAGGAAATAGTCTCAAATTGACCACTAGATCCAATTATAAAAGTTTCTCAAAATGAGTAAAATGTTCAAAGCATATTCGGCGTAGAGCCGTGTATTGTAGGTGATCCGAACCTGCCCGACAAACAAATGCCATTAGTGCTCACCATACCAACTTCGCGCCCTTTCATTCTTCTTCCAGAATGGGGAATGGGAAAGCCAAAAGACAGATTCGATTCAGACTTCGTGGAGCCGGTGCTGCTGCTGCCTGCGCATAGGGCCGTCCCCTACTCCCGTCCCGGGGCGCAAAGGGGGTTTTTGTCTAAATTATTGAAACAAAATCATTTCTCTAAGCTAATATTATTTGACGATGAAAGGCATTAGGATAAGGTCATAAAGGTTTGTACTCATATACAACGGAACGCCTTTGAAATGATCGATACATCTGTGCATAACCCATGACTTTACAGTCATGATGACGGATTTAGCCTATAGAGAAAAGGATTCCCCAAGTAGTCGTGGGCCATTCTGAGTTGGGTATAGAAGTAACGTGATTCTCATGCATGGAGATCATGGACCGTCCCACTTAAATATAAGAGTAACTTGACGTTTCAACACTCAAGACTTAGTATAGTCATCAACTATTATAAATGGGCATGAGAGAAACTTAATTATCCACATCGATATTATGGGCtattcctgtttttttttcagaCCCTTATGCCTCTACGATTTTAACTTGCTTTGGGACTTGAATGGACCTGTGGTACAGCCTTCAACTTGGGTGTCATGCCACCATATATGCAGCCTAGAAAAGTAATACATTGGAATGTGACAGTGACTGTGGGATTCAACATCAAATCTCTTGAGTGTGAGCCATCTTGCTGCCTGATTGTGCTATGCTCCTTGAGGCGATATCAAAAACTATTCCACTCATGCAAAATTAGATTGGTTTTGAAAGCCTACTCCAACCTCTCTACACAAAGTATTTCAGAAACATACACATCAAATATTGTTTGATTTGTAATTACTATGTAGCTCAATAGATGATTGATAGAAAACTCTATTAACCAATGTCACAAATCTCTGAGAAATATGTTTAGTACTTTATCTGTTACTCCCAGTAAGgcgccaaaaaagaaaaaagaaaaaaaccctcCTCTAACAAGTCAAGTCCCATAACTTTATTTCTACATTTCAAAAAGAGGAGCCAAGTATCGAACTTTAAATTGG encodes the following:
- the LOC116261970 gene encoding protein SCO1 homolog 2, mitochondrial, giving the protein MRSTFRSLVFQSRCLTTNFNRLLVPRQGPILRHFRGSAAASGHNSSRRVPINIPPSEERTHFRSWSNYAVPAVLLVITGAGLLIHYNDERRAVVKGSNKSKEGLETRILTKPAIGGPFSLIDSEYRSVTEQDLKGNWNVMYFGYTSSPDVCPDEIEKMAVAVQILDKEHNLKVVPIFITIDPPRDGPSHLHAYLKEFNPRILGLTGPVSAIRHMAQEYRVFFKKLDEDGQDYLVDLSHNMYLLNPNMEFVRCFGPEYHSQELAEEILKEVKGAK